In one Nicotiana sylvestris chromosome 8, ASM39365v2, whole genome shotgun sequence genomic region, the following are encoded:
- the LOC138875814 gene encoding uncharacterized protein, with product MNAVTKQLYRSVVYASSTHNVWKDLKERFDKKNISRIYNLLQEISALIKDYYLSKVFLENIQQQRFVQFLSELNESFAQAKGQIMLIIPTPTVNEAYRMVVQDESQRAKTVNVSG from the exons ATGAATGCAGTAACAAAACAGTTGTATAGAAGTGTGGTTTATGCATCCTCTACACATAATGTGTGGAAAGATTTAAAGGAGAGATTCGATAAAAAGAACATATCGAGAATTTACAATTTACTTCAGGAAATTTCTGCTTTGATCAAGGATTATTACCT ATCAAAGGTGTTTCTAGAGAACATTCAGCAGCAGCGTTTCGTGCAATTTCTGAGTGAACTAAATGAGTCGTTTGCCCAAGCAAAGGGTCAGATCATGCTTATAATTCCTACACCTACTGTCAATGAGGCCTATAGGATGGTAGTTCAGGATGAGAGTCAACGAGCAAAGACAGTGAATGTTAGTGGCTAG